A DNA window from Paenibacillus sp. HWE-109 contains the following coding sequences:
- a CDS encoding Dabb family protein, whose product MLTHVVFFKLKDRSPEAVEITKNVLTNMEGKIEVLRHLEVGTDILHLERSYDIALITKFDSLEDLKAYDTHPVHEAVKAHMKTVLDGTSICVDFVS is encoded by the coding sequence ATGTTAACTCACGTTGTATTTTTTAAGTTGAAAGACCGCAGTCCGGAAGCCGTAGAAATAACGAAAAATGTACTCACCAATATGGAAGGCAAAATTGAAGTGCTGCGACATCTTGAAGTCGGAACCGATATCCTTCATTTGGAACGTTCTTATGATATTGCGTTAATCACGAAGTTCGACTCCCTCGAGGATTTAAAGGCTTATGATACGCATCCAGTTCATGAAGCAGTGAAGGCTCATATGAAGACAGTTCTTGATGGCACTTCGATTTGTGTTGATTTTGTTAGCTAA
- a CDS encoding M42 family metallopeptidase → MKTKFDQTYMTDILEMLLRTPSPTGYTHHIMQKVQQEVGKLGYELTYTNKGCGIVTVPGTSQDRVLGISAHVDTLGAMVRSIKDNGTLKITSLGGFMMGAIENEYVQIHTRDEQAYDGTILTSRPSVHVYEDAREFKRDEANMEVRIDELVTSKKDVQALGIRVGDYISFDPRVQIKANGFVKSRHLDDKASVASLFGLLKWIKEAAVKPRFTIKLFFSNYEEVGHGSAFIPEDITDFIAVDMGALGDDLSGSERDVSICAKDSSGPYDYQMTSKMIELAEKLEIGYAVDIYPRYGSDASAALRGGRDIRAALIGPGVHASHSMERTHMDAVVNTAALLAAYIMEPVEA, encoded by the coding sequence GTGAAGACCAAATTTGATCAAACATATATGACAGACATCCTCGAGATGCTGCTGCGGACTCCAAGTCCGACAGGTTATACACACCATATTATGCAAAAGGTTCAACAAGAAGTTGGCAAACTGGGGTATGAGCTTACATATACAAATAAAGGCTGCGGTATTGTCACCGTTCCTGGTACGAGTCAGGATCGCGTGCTCGGAATTTCTGCGCATGTGGACACACTCGGAGCTATGGTACGATCCATTAAAGATAATGGCACCTTGAAAATCACCTCATTAGGCGGTTTTATGATGGGGGCAATTGAGAACGAATACGTTCAGATTCATACGCGCGATGAGCAGGCCTACGATGGGACTATTTTGACGTCACGCCCGTCTGTACACGTATATGAGGATGCGAGAGAATTTAAACGGGATGAAGCGAATATGGAAGTTCGTATCGATGAACTCGTGACATCTAAGAAAGATGTGCAGGCTTTGGGTATTCGTGTTGGAGATTACATCTCTTTCGATCCGCGCGTGCAAATCAAAGCCAATGGCTTCGTAAAGTCGCGGCATTTGGATGATAAAGCTAGTGTTGCTTCCTTATTCGGTTTGCTGAAATGGATAAAAGAAGCAGCCGTGAAACCACGGTTTACCATAAAGCTGTTTTTCTCTAATTATGAAGAGGTTGGGCATGGTTCGGCTTTCATTCCTGAGGATATCACTGATTTTATCGCAGTTGATATGGGCGCGTTGGGTGATGATTTGAGCGGCAGTGAAAGAGATGTTTCGATTTGTGCCAAAGACTCTTCAGGTCCCTACGATTATCAGATGACTTCGAAAATGATTGAGCTTGCTGAGAAGCTTGAAATCGGCTATGCCGTCGATATATATCCAAGATACGGCTCAGATGCTTCCGCTGCGCTTAGAGGCGGACGCGATATTCGCGCCGCGTTGATAGGACCGGGTGTTCATGCGTCACACAGCATGGAGCGTACGCATATGGATGCTGTAGTGAACACAGCAGCTCTGCTTGCAGCCTACATCATGGAGCCGGTAGAAGCATGA
- a CDS encoding ABC-F family ATP-binding cassette domain-containing protein, which yields MNILSAVNITKTFGDKVLFDDISFTVNEKQRIGLIGVNGTGKSTLLKLLAGLETADRGKLVHANHFRVEYLPQNPEFDPNSTVLEQVFHGDTPLMKTLRDYELALAELELDAANEKKQSRLFAAQSRMDEQGAWEASTLAKTVLMKLGISQFDKPVGQLSGGQRKRVAMARVLIQPADLLILDEPTNHIDNETAIWLEEFLGKWRGALLLVTHDRYFLERVTNRMLELDRGKIYSYEGNYESFLEKKAERMESEASSEDKRQNLLRRELAWLRRGAKARTTKQKARIQRAEDLRDHKVDGPGEKMDMALAGSRLGKKVMELEAITKAFESGKPLLSGFSYIVMPRDRLGIIGPNGSGKSTLLNMLAGRIQPDSGTIETGTTVKLAYYTQENVEMDEKMRVIEYIKEAAEVIRTSDGESISASQMLERFLFSPTLQWSPIGKLSGGERRRLYLLRTLMGEPNVLLLDEPTNDLDIQTLTILEDYLDQFPGAVITVSHDRYFLDRTVSHLFAFDGSGRIEPYIGNYSDYLEEKREEEEAEQARKELIRNASAAKSAPSAANTTPIPSNSSSSNRPKKLSFKEQKEWDEIEGTIAALEDKAASLKQQIESAGSDFDRVRDLYEQEQQTTADLEAAMERWTYLSELVEEIERK from the coding sequence ATGAATATACTGAGTGCAGTCAACATAACCAAAACATTTGGCGACAAAGTGTTGTTCGACGATATCTCGTTCACGGTGAACGAGAAGCAGCGCATCGGTCTCATTGGCGTGAACGGCACAGGCAAATCCACGCTGCTCAAGCTGCTGGCGGGGCTCGAAACGGCGGATCGCGGCAAGCTCGTGCACGCGAACCATTTCCGGGTGGAATACTTGCCGCAGAACCCAGAGTTCGATCCGAACTCAACGGTTCTTGAGCAAGTGTTCCACGGTGATACACCGCTCATGAAGACGCTTCGCGACTATGAGCTTGCACTTGCCGAGTTGGAGCTGGACGCTGCCAACGAGAAGAAACAATCGCGGCTGTTCGCAGCCCAGTCGCGCATGGATGAACAGGGTGCTTGGGAAGCCAGCACCCTGGCCAAAACTGTGCTGATGAAGCTAGGCATCAGCCAGTTCGACAAGCCGGTCGGCCAGCTCTCCGGCGGTCAGCGCAAACGCGTCGCCATGGCTCGCGTGCTTATTCAGCCGGCGGATCTGCTCATTCTGGATGAGCCGACGAACCATATCGACAACGAGACCGCTATCTGGCTCGAGGAGTTCCTCGGCAAGTGGCGCGGCGCCTTGCTGCTCGTTACGCATGACCGGTACTTCCTGGAGCGGGTAACGAACCGCATGCTGGAACTGGACCGGGGGAAGATCTACAGCTACGAGGGCAACTATGAGTCGTTCCTCGAGAAGAAAGCAGAGCGGATGGAGTCCGAAGCATCCAGCGAAGACAAGCGGCAGAATTTACTCCGCCGCGAGCTCGCTTGGCTTCGTCGCGGCGCGAAGGCGCGCACGACCAAACAGAAGGCGCGGATTCAGCGCGCCGAAGATTTGCGGGACCACAAGGTGGATGGTCCCGGCGAGAAGATGGACATGGCGCTGGCTGGCAGCCGCCTTGGCAAGAAGGTGATGGAGCTGGAAGCCATCACCAAAGCTTTCGAGAGCGGGAAGCCGCTGCTGAGCGGCTTCAGCTACATCGTGATGCCCAGAGACCGTCTGGGCATCATCGGCCCGAACGGCAGCGGCAAATCGACGCTGCTGAACATGCTGGCCGGGCGCATCCAGCCGGACAGCGGCACGATCGAGACGGGAACGACGGTGAAGCTTGCTTACTACACCCAAGAGAACGTCGAGATGGACGAGAAAATGCGCGTTATCGAGTACATCAAGGAAGCCGCGGAGGTCATTCGCACTTCGGATGGGGAGTCGATTTCTGCTTCCCAGATGCTCGAACGCTTTTTATTCTCGCCTACTTTGCAGTGGTCCCCTATCGGCAAACTCTCCGGTGGCGAGCGACGCAGACTTTATTTGCTCCGTACGCTTATGGGCGAACCGAATGTTCTGCTGCTTGATGAACCGACGAATGACTTGGATATCCAAACCTTGACCATACTGGAAGATTATCTGGATCAATTCCCAGGTGCCGTCATTACGGTATCCCATGATCGTTACTTTTTGGATCGCACGGTTTCGCATCTATTCGCATTCGACGGCAGCGGCCGTATTGAGCCTTACATCGGCAATTACTCCGACTATTTGGAGGAGAAACGCGAAGAGGAAGAAGCGGAACAGGCGCGCAAAGAACTTATTCGCAATGCGAGTGCGGCGAAATCAGCGCCGTCAGCAGCCAATACGACTCCTATTCCAAGCAATTCTTCCTCATCGAACCGTCCTAAGAAGCTGTCTTTCAAAGAACAGAAGGAATGGGACGAAATCGAAGGGACGATTGCCGCCTTGGAAGATAAAGCAGCGAGCTTGAAGCAACAGATCGAATCAGCCGGCAGCGATTTTGATCGGGTGCGCGATTTGTATGAACAAGAGCAGCAAACCACGGCTGATCTGGAAGCAGCGATGGAAAGATGGACTTATTTATCCGAGTTAGTAGAAGAAATAGAACGCAAGTAA
- a CDS encoding ABC-F family ATP-binding cassette domain-containing protein yields MINVNNVTLRYGKRALFEDANIKFTPGNCYGLIGANGAGKSTFLKILSGEIEPNTGEVSITPGERMAVLKQNHYEFDEIEVLKTVVMGHSRLFKIMEEKDALYAKADFSEEDGMRAAELEGEFQDLDGWQAESDAAELLIGLGIPTSLHDTKMKDLDGNEKVRVLLAQALFGNPNILLLDEPTNHLNLESIRWLEHFLSRFEGTVIVVSHDRHFLNQVCTHIADIDFGKIQMYVGNYDWWYESSQLALRLTRDANKKTEEKRKELEAFIARFSANASKSKQATSRKKQLEKLTLEDIRPSSRKYPFIHFKGEREAGKQLLAVESLSKTIDGVKVLNNLTFTINKGDKIAFVGPDGIAKTTLFKILMGEMEADEGTYTWGITTSQAYFPKDSQDYFNSELNLVDWLRQYSKDPDESFIRGFLGRMLFSGEEALKKTNVLSGGEKVRCMFSKMMLSGANVLILDEPTNHLDLESITALNNGLVDFDGTMLFVSHDHQFIQTIATRIMEITPKGLIDKMLTYDEYLESEDVKKQRETQYA; encoded by the coding sequence ATGATCAATGTTAATAACGTGACGCTTCGCTATGGCAAGAGAGCCCTATTCGAAGACGCCAACATTAAATTTACCCCAGGCAACTGTTATGGTCTGATCGGCGCAAACGGTGCAGGGAAATCTACTTTCCTCAAAATTCTTTCCGGTGAAATCGAGCCGAATACAGGTGAAGTCAGCATTACGCCAGGCGAGCGTATGGCTGTTCTGAAACAGAATCATTATGAGTTTGATGAAATTGAAGTTTTGAAAACTGTTGTAATGGGTCACTCGCGGTTATTTAAAATCATGGAAGAGAAAGATGCGCTGTATGCCAAAGCAGACTTCTCTGAAGAAGACGGCATGAGAGCCGCTGAACTTGAAGGAGAATTTCAGGATTTAGATGGCTGGCAAGCAGAATCTGATGCCGCTGAGCTTCTAATTGGTCTGGGTATTCCTACAAGCCTTCATGATACGAAAATGAAAGACCTTGACGGCAACGAGAAAGTGCGTGTCCTCTTGGCGCAAGCTTTGTTCGGTAATCCGAATATTCTTCTCCTCGATGAGCCTACCAACCATTTGAACTTGGAATCGATTCGTTGGCTGGAACACTTCTTGTCCCGATTCGAAGGTACTGTTATCGTGGTATCCCATGATCGTCACTTCCTGAACCAAGTATGTACACATATCGCGGATATTGATTTTGGTAAAATTCAAATGTATGTCGGTAACTATGACTGGTGGTACGAATCCAGCCAATTGGCGCTTCGATTGACGAGAGATGCCAACAAGAAAACCGAAGAGAAACGCAAAGAGTTGGAAGCCTTTATCGCACGATTCAGCGCAAATGCGTCCAAATCCAAGCAAGCTACATCCCGGAAGAAACAACTCGAGAAGCTTACGCTTGAAGATATTCGTCCTTCGAGCCGTAAATATCCGTTCATTCACTTCAAAGGTGAGCGTGAGGCCGGTAAACAACTGCTTGCCGTTGAGAGTTTGTCCAAAACGATTGATGGCGTGAAAGTGTTGAATAACTTGACGTTTACGATTAACAAAGGGGACAAAATCGCCTTTGTAGGCCCGGATGGGATTGCCAAAACGACGCTTTTCAAAATCCTCATGGGTGAAATGGAAGCGGATGAAGGCACATACACATGGGGGATTACGACTTCCCAAGCGTATTTCCCTAAGGATAGCCAAGATTACTTCAACTCGGAACTGAACTTGGTAGACTGGTTGCGTCAATATTCCAAAGATCCAGACGAATCGTTCATTCGCGGATTCTTGGGACGTATGTTATTCTCAGGGGAAGAAGCCTTGAAGAAAACGAATGTCCTGTCCGGGGGAGAAAAAGTCCGCTGTATGTTCTCCAAAATGATGCTTAGCGGCGCCAATGTGTTAATTCTCGATGAGCCTACGAACCATTTGGATTTGGAGTCCATCACAGCACTCAATAACGGACTTGTCGATTTTGATGGCACGATGCTGTTTGTGTCTCATGACCATCAGTTCATCCAAACGATCGCTACTCGCATTATGGAAATTACGCCAAAAGGTCTTATCGACAAAATGCTTACGTATGATGAGTATCTGGAAAGTGAAGATGTCAAGAAACAACGCGAAACGCAATACGCGTAA
- a CDS encoding thioredoxin family protein, whose amino-acid sequence MQDLTQQELLNRVNNLDDGAFAVFLYTPFCGTCKITERMLDIIMTMQPALPLVKSNINFLPQISREWQITSVPCIVILEAGKEKEMMYRMQSVDELYRRLMPLLKA is encoded by the coding sequence ATGCAGGATTTGACCCAGCAGGAGTTATTGAACCGAGTCAACAACCTCGATGATGGCGCTTTTGCTGTTTTTCTGTATACACCATTCTGCGGTACTTGCAAAATTACGGAGCGAATGCTGGATATTATTATGACGATGCAGCCTGCTTTGCCACTAGTCAAAAGCAATATCAATTTTCTTCCGCAAATTAGCCGTGAGTGGCAAATTACTAGTGTTCCGTGTATAGTCATTTTAGAAGCAGGGAAAGAGAAAGAAATGATGTATCGCATGCAGTCGGTAGATGAGTTGTACCGCAGATTAATGCCATTATTGAAAGCGTAA
- the kapB gene encoding kinase-associated lipoprotein B → MMSSFQIGDRVTAEYKTGTYFGEVVELTTSMKAAVRILAVKEHPTQGDLHNPMDPSVPFFHQRRALANQEIALMPISTIRLYTGNIPEYQDSLKRALSAQISKLSDMEAWARRSLQELDQLQKDYFPG, encoded by the coding sequence ATGATGAGTAGTTTTCAAATAGGAGATCGTGTGACCGCGGAATACAAAACAGGAACTTATTTTGGTGAAGTTGTGGAATTGACGACAAGTATGAAAGCGGCTGTCCGTATTCTGGCTGTAAAGGAACATCCAACACAGGGGGATTTGCATAATCCCATGGATCCAAGCGTGCCTTTTTTCCACCAACGCAGAGCACTGGCTAACCAAGAGATTGCCTTGATGCCGATATCAACGATTCGTCTATATACGGGGAACATACCTGAGTATCAAGATTCTCTGAAGAGAGCGTTATCGGCGCAAATCAGCAAGCTGTCGGACATGGAAGCATGGGCGCGACGCTCTCTGCAGGAGCTTGATCAGTTGCAAAAGGACTATTTCCCTGGATAA
- a CDS encoding Gfo/Idh/MocA family protein, with product MTTGKPIRIGIIGSGNIGNVHMEVLKKVPEAQITAVTDAYLPLAEARAKEHGIERVYDSTEKLLADPSIDAVVIAVSNEWHAPIAVQALEAGKHVMLEKPMALNLASAKQIVEAERKAGKILMIPHQLRWDTLSMAVKQQAEKGALGHIYHAKAGWLRRKGIPGWGTWFTQMDKSGGGPLIDLGVHMLDLSLYLMGNPKPVSVYGATYAEFGPRKKGIGSWGAPNWAGHYDVEDLATALIKLDNGATLSLDVSWAALIETDSQPYVQLLGTEGGASIRGTKGKLFAEMFDREADVELTVPELDEGPRVRMARHFLSCIESGLQPITSVMTGYTNNLILDAIYRSSQTGNEVKLDWDIE from the coding sequence ATGACGACTGGTAAACCAATTCGCATAGGAATTATTGGCTCAGGAAATATAGGCAACGTACATATGGAAGTACTGAAAAAAGTGCCCGAGGCACAAATCACGGCTGTTACGGATGCCTATTTGCCGCTTGCCGAAGCAAGAGCCAAAGAACATGGTATTGAACGCGTATATGACAGTACAGAGAAGCTATTGGCGGATCCTTCTATCGATGCTGTTGTCATTGCTGTATCGAATGAATGGCATGCTCCAATTGCGGTACAAGCTTTGGAAGCTGGCAAGCATGTGATGCTGGAGAAGCCGATGGCATTGAATCTTGCTTCCGCCAAACAGATTGTGGAAGCCGAGCGCAAAGCCGGCAAAATATTGATGATACCTCACCAACTGCGTTGGGATACGTTATCCATGGCTGTGAAACAGCAGGCGGAAAAAGGGGCACTTGGTCATATTTATCATGCCAAAGCTGGTTGGTTGAGACGAAAAGGGATTCCAGGCTGGGGAACTTGGTTTACCCAGATGGATAAATCAGGCGGTGGACCGCTGATCGATCTTGGTGTCCATATGCTGGATTTATCGCTGTATTTAATGGGCAATCCTAAGCCGGTTTCCGTCTATGGGGCGACTTATGCGGAATTCGGACCTCGCAAAAAAGGCATTGGCTCTTGGGGAGCGCCGAATTGGGCAGGTCATTACGATGTAGAAGATTTAGCAACCGCTTTGATCAAATTAGATAACGGAGCTACTTTGTCGCTTGATGTCAGCTGGGCAGCGCTTATTGAAACAGATAGCCAGCCTTATGTGCAGCTTCTCGGAACTGAGGGCGGAGCCTCCATTCGCGGAACAAAAGGCAAACTTTTTGCAGAAATGTTTGATCGTGAAGCTGATGTTGAACTTACAGTCCCGGAGCTTGACGAAGGTCCGCGCGTCAGGATGGCCCGGCATTTCCTATCGTGTATTGAAAGCGGCTTGCAGCCGATTACGTCAGTCATGACAGGGTATACGAACAATCTAATACTGGATGCGATTTATCGTTCTTCGCAGACCGGCAATGAAGTGAAACTGGACTGGGACATCGAGTAG
- a CDS encoding trimeric intracellular cation channel family protein translates to MNWELFSIIGTIAFAVSGAIVAMEEEYDILGVYVLGLVTAFGGGIIRNLLIGKPIVLLWEQGLYFQIALFAMTLVFFMPVRYIKMWKTWEAFFDAIGLAAFSIQGAIYATNMGHPLSAIIVAAVLTGIGGGMIRDVLAGRKPLVLKDEIYAVWGMLAGALVGLGWMQGTWQLAVLFVLIVSLRMLSVFYKWKLPKRSLRNALPEGTRRSEF, encoded by the coding sequence GTGAACTGGGAGTTATTTAGCATCATTGGAACGATTGCATTCGCGGTGAGTGGAGCCATTGTTGCGATGGAAGAGGAATATGATATATTAGGCGTTTATGTTCTTGGTCTGGTAACAGCTTTTGGCGGAGGGATTATCCGTAACTTATTAATTGGCAAGCCGATTGTTCTTCTATGGGAGCAGGGGTTGTATTTCCAGATTGCCTTGTTCGCAATGACGCTTGTTTTCTTTATGCCTGTTCGATACATCAAAATGTGGAAAACATGGGAAGCATTTTTCGATGCCATCGGGCTTGCTGCATTCTCCATTCAAGGTGCTATCTACGCAACGAATATGGGACATCCACTTAGCGCGATTATCGTAGCTGCCGTGCTCACAGGGATTGGCGGAGGCATGATCCGTGATGTTCTGGCAGGCCGCAAACCGCTCGTTCTCAAGGATGAGATTTATGCAGTTTGGGGAATGCTCGCGGGTGCATTAGTCGGACTTGGCTGGATGCAAGGAACTTGGCAGCTCGCCGTACTCTTTGTTCTAATCGTAAGCTTACGAATGCTTTCTGTCTTCTACAAATGGAAGCTGCCAAAGCGTTCATTACGAAATGCATTGCCTGAAGGAACGCGTAGGTCGGAGTTCTAA